From Panicum hallii strain FIL2 chromosome 2, PHallii_v3.1, whole genome shotgun sequence, a single genomic window includes:
- the LOC112879316 gene encoding PHD finger protein PERSISTENT TAPETAL CELL 1, translated as MAANDRTMAISLGSSRRRKRGEMLFRFESFCQPGYPASLPGGGAFRDNVRALLGLAHLEAGAQGETRCWSFQLELHRHPPTVVRLFVVEEEVGASPQRQCHLCRHVGWGRNLICTKRFHFVLPKRELPVEADGLNYGINHGPEKPSKGTATSRDHLLHGVVHINGFGHLVALHGFEGGSDFIAGHQIMDLWDRICAALNVRMVSLVDTARKGHMELRLLHGVAYGDTWFGRWGYRFGRPSYGVALQSYQQSLHALQSVPLCVLVPHLSCFSKDLPVVVTKYQAISGHKLLNLGDLLRFMLELRTRLPATSVTAMDYRGIMSEASCRWSAKRVDMAARAVVDALRRTEPPARWVTRQEVRDAARAYIGDTGLLDFVLKSLGNHIVGNYVVRRAMNPVTKVLEYCLEDVSSVLPAAGSVPSCGGKVRVRFQLTRAQLMRDLAHLYRHVLKEPSQALTTGAFGAIPVAVRMVLDTKHFVKDYHEGFAPINSVGVGHAHINLCCTLLVRDGSPELVAPYETVTLPARATVGELKWEAQRVFREMYLGLRTFTAESVVGLGVSQDACPVLGLIDVGSAVVVEGAVGELEDEALAADEGIPPGNEVTAVSEGGGDGERVVDCACGADDDDGERMACCDICEAWQHTRCAGIKDADDVPHVFVCSRCDNDVLSFPPLA; from the exons ATGGCTGCCAATGATCGGACGATGGCGATCAGCCTGGGGAGCTCGCGGCGGCGGAAGCGCGGCGAGATGCTGTTCCGGTTCGAGTCGTTCTGCCAGCCCGGGTACCCGGCGTCGCTGCCCGGCGGGGGAGCCTTCAGGGACAACGTCAGGGCGCTGCTCGGGCTCGCGCACCTGGAGGCCGGCGCGCAGGGCGAGACCAGGTGCTGGTCGTTCCAGCTCGAGCTGCACCGCCACCCGCCCACCGTCGTCAGGCTCTTCGTCGTCGAGGAGGAGGTCGGCGCGTCGCCGCAGCGCCAGTGCCACCTCTGCCGTCACGTCG GTTGGGGTCGGAATCTGATCTGCACCAAGAGGTTCCACTTCGTGCTGCCCAAGAGGGAACTGCCGGTGGAGGCCGACGGCCTGAACTACGGCATCAACCACGGCCCGGAGAAGCCGTCGAAAGGGACGGCGACCTCCAGGGACCACCTGCTACACGGCGTCGTGCACATCAACGGCTTCGGCCACCTCGTCGCCCTCCACGGCTTCGAGGGCGGCTCCGACTTCATCGCCGGCCACCAGATCATGGACCTCTGGGACCGCATCTGCGCGGCCCTCAACGTCAG GATGGTAAGCCTCGTCGACACGGCGAGGAAGGGGCACATGGAGCTGCGGCTGCTGCACGGCGTCGCGTACGGCGACACGTGGTTCGGGCGGTGGGGCTACAGGTTCGGCCGGCCGAGCTACGGCGTCGCACTGCAGTCGTACCAGCAGTCGCTGCACGCGCTGCAGTCCGTGCCGCTCTGCGTGCTCGTGCCGCACCTCTCCTGCTTCAGCAAGGACCTCCCCGTGGTGGTCACCAAGTATCAGGCCATCAGCGGCCACAAGCTGCTCAACCTCGGCGACCTCCTCCGCTTCATGCTCGAGCTGCGGACGCGCCTCCCGGCGACCTCCGTCACCGCCATGGACTACCGCGGCATCATGTCGGAGGCCTCGTGCCGGTGGTCGGCCAAGCGCGTGGACATGGCGGCGCGGGCCGTCGTGGACGcgctccgccgcaccgagcCGCCCGCGCGGTGGGTCACGCGGCAGGAGGTGCGCGACGCGGCGCGCGCCTACATCGGCGACACGGGGCTCCTCGACTTCGTGCTCAAGTCCCTCGGCAACCACATCGTCGGCAACTACGTCGTGCGCCGCGCCATGAACCCCGTCACCAAGGTGCTTGAGTACTGCCTGGAGGACGTGTCCAGCGTGCTCCCGGCGGCCGGCAGCGTGCCCAGCTGCGGCGGCAAGGTGCGGGTGCGCTTCCAGCTCACCCGGGCGCAGCTCATGCGGGACCTCGCGCACCTCTACCGCCACGTGCTCAAGGAGCCCAGCCAGGCGCTCACCACCGGCGCGTTCGGCGCGATCCCCGTGGCAGTACGGATGGTCCTGGACACCAAGCACTTCGTCAAAGATTACCACGAAGGTTTCGCTCCGATCAACAGTGTTGGAGTCGGGCACGCGCACATCAACCTGTGCTGCACGCTGCTTGTGAGGGACGGAAGCCCGGAGCTAGTAGCGCCCTACGAGACGGTGACCTTGCCGGCGCGTGCGACGGTGGGCGAGCTCAAGTGGGAGGCGCAGAGGGTGTTCAGGGAGATGTACCTGGGCCTGAGGACCTTCACGGCCGAGTCCGTCGTCGGGCTCGGCGTCAGCCAGGACGCCTGCCCGGTGCTCGGGCTGATCGACGTAGGGAGCGCCGTGGTGGTGGAAGGGGCAGTCGGCGAGCTGGAGGATGAGGCTCTGGCGGCGGACGAAGGCATCCCGCCGGGGAACGAGGTGACGGCCGTGAGCGAggggggcggcgacggcgagaggGTCGTGGactgcgcgtgcggcgcggacgacgacgacggcgagcgCATGGCGTGCTGCGACATCTGCGAGGCGTGGCAGCACACGCGGTGCGCGGGGATCAAGGACGCCGACGACGTCCCGCACGTCTTCGTGTGCAGCCGGTGCGACAACGACGTGCTGTCGTTCCCTCCTTTAGCTTGA